Proteins encoded within one genomic window of Actinoplanes octamycinicus:
- a CDS encoding P-loop ATPase, Sll1717 family, which yields MSAQRKFFKSLYFGDASAEAEAEKWPNLFLAGFLDVNDVAKGILAGDHFLLIGPKGVGKSSYAEFLHLSIKDPYRRFVNREDLGELRGALKTDLSLSESGAELNELAWSTWIWCRLFDSLMGDQSCSLQGEPETIALYGDLKKSGIATGDYRAVIQEVRKKRHKFTVPKIYEVGIESDGTHRVNIGQLRDLLANIVTSAETPNDHVLALDGLDSAEIGTPSYWKQLGALLRATTAVHRRIRSARATVRVCLLCRSDVFLKIPIPDSNKIRQSWGVDLKWEYGLETPEDSPLWDMLEKKASARGTKTADLLETYFPKYMIVGQRTAPKNIRMAKYLLDLTRSTPRDIVMLMKFIQGEIYPEQELNVERVRAGVNSYCKNYFANEIVNELVGMTDASMAERILGAMTRLPSRRFTREQFIGLFSGESSITQAIMDGTLQQLYLAGAIANFSQSGAGEEYVKFYHRRSYAELDLQGPFLLHNALTYGLNVRWSPAP from the coding sequence ATGTCAGCACAGCGGAAGTTCTTCAAAAGCTTATACTTCGGCGATGCTTCCGCCGAGGCTGAAGCCGAAAAATGGCCTAACCTTTTCCTTGCTGGCTTCCTCGACGTCAATGATGTAGCAAAGGGAATACTCGCTGGCGATCATTTCCTACTCATCGGACCCAAGGGTGTGGGAAAATCCAGCTACGCCGAATTTTTGCACCTAAGCATTAAAGATCCTTACCGGAGATTTGTGAATAGGGAAGATCTTGGCGAACTGAGGGGCGCGCTGAAGACCGACCTCAGCCTTTCCGAATCTGGCGCCGAATTGAACGAGCTGGCCTGGTCCACCTGGATCTGGTGCCGCCTATTCGACAGCCTAATGGGTGACCAATCATGCTCTCTCCAAGGGGAGCCTGAAACTATCGCGCTATACGGGGATCTGAAAAAATCCGGGATCGCAACAGGCGACTATCGGGCTGTAATCCAGGAGGTTCGAAAAAAACGGCATAAATTCACCGTTCCGAAGATTTACGAAGTTGGAATTGAGTCGGACGGTACCCATCGAGTTAACATTGGTCAACTCCGGGATCTATTAGCAAATATTGTCACTAGCGCGGAAACTCCAAATGACCATGTTCTGGCACTTGACGGGCTAGACAGCGCGGAGATTGGCACCCCTTCGTACTGGAAGCAGCTCGGTGCTCTCCTAAGGGCAACAACAGCGGTTCATAGGCGGATCCGTAGCGCGCGGGCCACCGTGCGAGTCTGTCTACTCTGCCGCAGCGACGTATTTCTCAAGATCCCGATTCCCGACTCAAATAAGATTCGGCAGTCTTGGGGCGTAGACCTGAAATGGGAGTATGGACTTGAAACTCCAGAGGACTCCCCACTTTGGGACATGCTGGAGAAGAAAGCTTCAGCGCGTGGAACAAAGACGGCTGATTTACTCGAAACCTACTTCCCGAAATACATGATTGTGGGCCAGCGGACGGCGCCAAAAAATATCCGGATGGCGAAGTACCTGCTCGATCTGACGCGCTCAACGCCACGCGATATTGTAATGCTGATGAAGTTCATTCAGGGTGAGATTTATCCGGAGCAAGAACTTAACGTGGAACGGGTACGCGCAGGGGTAAACTCCTACTGCAAGAACTACTTCGCCAACGAGATCGTCAACGAGCTTGTCGGGATGACGGACGCGTCGATGGCCGAACGAATTCTGGGTGCGATGACACGACTACCGTCCCGCCGGTTCACTCGGGAGCAATTTATCGGGCTATTCTCCGGAGAATCGAGCATAACTCAGGCGATCATGGATGGCACTCTTCAGCAACTCTATTTGGCAGGCGCCATAGCAAACTTTAGCCAAAGTGGCGCCGGGGAAGAGTACGTCAAGTTTTACCACCGCAGGTCGTACGCGGAACTGGATCTGCAAGGGCCATTCCTGCTTCATAATGCACTCACGTACGGCCTAAATGTGCGGTGGAGCCCGGCTCCGTAG
- a CDS encoding SMI1/KNR4 family protein gives MTEPDWQVLLARIDGFELQKPVAPDELTRAEASLGTALPAALRALYLATDGVYDKLGQWFVIWPLADLVERNSNRRILKESAPRRRLIGFGDDGTGHPFCVPRDGRIGVFLWSPILQEADRLAHTIEEFWAGWTAP, from the coding sequence GTGACCGAGCCGGACTGGCAGGTGCTCCTGGCGCGGATTGACGGCTTCGAGTTGCAGAAGCCGGTGGCGCCCGATGAGCTCACGCGCGCCGAGGCGTCGCTGGGCACGGCCCTACCCGCCGCTCTGCGCGCGTTGTACCTGGCCACCGATGGTGTCTATGACAAGCTCGGGCAGTGGTTCGTCATCTGGCCGCTTGCCGACCTGGTCGAACGCAACAGCAATCGGCGGATCCTCAAGGAAAGCGCACCTCGCCGACGACTGATCGGCTTCGGCGACGACGGCACCGGCCACCCGTTCTGCGTCCCGCGTGACGGCAGAATCGGTGTGTTCCTCTGGTCCCCGATCCTGCAGGAAGCCGACCGGCTGGCCCACACTATCGAAGAGTTCTGGGCGGGTTGGACCGCGCCCTGA